A genomic region of Megalobrama amblycephala isolate DHTTF-2021 linkage group LG6, ASM1881202v1, whole genome shotgun sequence contains the following coding sequences:
- the cxcr4b gene encoding C-X-C chemokine receptor type 4b yields MDFYDHIILDNSSDSGSGDFDDFELCDLRDNDDFPKIFLPTVYGIIFVLGIIGNGLVVLVMGFQKKSKNMTDKYRLHLSIADLLFVLTLPFWAVDAASGWHFGGFLCVTVNMIYTLNLYSSVLILAFISLDRYLAVVRARNSQDFRRTLAEKVIYLGVWLPATLLTVPDLVFAKVHDTGMNTICELTYPQEGNMVWKAYFRFQHIIFGFMLPGLIILTCYCIIISKLSKNSKGQVLKRKALKTTIILIICFFTCWLPYHAGILVDTLVTLNIISHSCFLEQGLEKWIFFTEALAYFHCCLNPILYAFLGVRFKKSARSALSISSRSSLKMLTKKRGPISSVSTESESSSVMSS; encoded by the exons ATGGACTTTTACGAT CACATCATTTTAGACAACAGCTCAGACTCCGGGTCTGGGGACTTTGATGATTTTGAACTCTGTGACCTCAGGGACAATGATGACTTCCCAAAGATCTTCCTCCCTACTGTATATGGGATTATATTTGTCCTGGGAATCATTGGCAATGGACTTGTGGTGCTTGTGATGGGCTTCCAAAAGAAGTCGAAGAACATGACAGACAAGTACAGGTTGCACCTCTCCATCGCCGACCTCCTGTTTGTCCTCACTCTGCCCTTTTGGGCTGTGGATGCGGCCAGCGGATGGCATTTCGGGGGATTTCTGTGTGTCACAGTCAACATGATCTACACGCTGAATTTGTACAGCAGCGTGCTGATCCTGGCCTTCATCAGCCTGGATCGATATCTGGCCGTCGTTCGCGCCAGAAACAGCCAAGACTTCAGGAGAACGCTTGCAGAAAAGGTGATCTACCTCGGAGTTTGGCTCCCAGCGACCCTGCTCACCGTGCCCGATCTGGTCTTCGCCAAAGTCCACGATACGGGCATGAATACGATCTGCGAGCTCACCTACCCGCAGGAGGGGAACATGGTGTGGAAGGCTTATTTTCGCTTCCAGCACATCATCTTTGGCTTTATGCTGCCTGGTCTGATCATTCTGACCTGTTACTGTATCATCATCTCAAAACTGTCCAAGAACTCCAAAGGTCAGGTCCTGAAGAGGAAGGCGCTAAAGACGACCATCATCCTCATCATCTGCTTCTTCACCTGCTGGTTGCCTTACCATGCCGGCATCCTGGTGGACACTCTGGTGACACTAAACATCATATCTCACAGCTGTTTTCTGGAACAGGGTCTGGAGAAATGGATCTTCTTTACTGAGGCACTGGCGTACTTCCACTGCTGTCTCAACCCCATCCTTTATGCTTTCCTCGGAGTCAGGTTCAAAAAATCTGCCCGTAGCGCTCTGAGCATCAGCAGCAGATCGAGTCTCAAGATGTTGACCAAGAAAAGAGGCCCTATATCATCAGTATCTACTGAGTCCGAGTCATCCAGTGTGATGTCCAGTTAA